A genomic window from Silene latifolia isolate original U9 population chromosome Y, ASM4854445v1, whole genome shotgun sequence includes:
- the LOC141633861 gene encoding uncharacterized protein LOC141633861 — MGRKWSNFKAELKNDFYEPNRGNVSNVLNAKPSNVPQDQWISLVTYWTSTKGKERSIRNRQSRECQVMAHTARSKSFACVIEEQTVDGVPPSRAHVFLETHKD, encoded by the exons ATGGGAAGAAAATGGAGTAATTTCAAGGCTGAACTTAAAAATGACTTCTACGAACCAAATCGTGGAAATGTAAGCAATGTGTTGAATGCTAAACCTAGTAATGTACCACAAGATCAATGGATTTCATTAGTTACTTATTGGACCTCAACAAAAGGAAAG GAACGCAGTATTAGAAATAGACAGAGTCGTGAGTGCCAAGTTATGGCACACACTGCTAGATCGAAAAGTTTTGCATGTGTGATTGAAGAACAG ACTGTAGATGGTGTACCTCCATCCCGAGCTCATGTGTTCTTGGAAACTCATAAGGACTGA